From one uncultured Methanobrevibacter sp. genomic stretch:
- a CDS encoding sodium-dependent transporter, whose translation MDSALYFVNNVGGSSNLSNLGSFIVPTAIGVFVIWAIIWFISHRDLNEGIGKISRILIPALFVLMAGIVIYAFTLPGAGVGIQALLQPDWTKLTDINIWLAAFSQILFSLSMGQAIALTYASYLPEDSKIIDNVLLVVFANSAFEVFTAFGIFSILGFMSSTTGIPMVQLVSEGTGLIFIVFPTIFNVMGSIGHVLAPLLFLAILFAGITSAVGIIEPMVSSTEEKLNWSRKKTVTFLSVIGCALSLIFTTGISSYLLDVVDTFVNEFGIMLLIVIQCIIFTWLYDVDLLIAKLNENSRFKIGRTWKLIVKYVLPCFLMMIWLIGIYNLFIEINTFEMMVYIIIMVVILLFSGILTKIKG comes from the coding sequence ATGGATTCCGCATTGTATTTTGTCAATAACGTTGGTGGAAGTTCCAATCTGTCAAATTTGGGATCTTTCATAGTTCCTACTGCAATAGGAGTTTTTGTAATATGGGCGATTATATGGTTCATATCTCACAGGGACTTAAACGAGGGAATCGGTAAAATTTCAAGGATTCTAATACCTGCATTATTTGTTCTCATGGCAGGAATTGTAATCTATGCATTTACTCTGCCTGGAGCCGGCGTCGGCATTCAAGCATTGCTGCAACCGGACTGGACCAAATTAACCGACATCAATATTTGGCTTGCGGCATTTTCCCAGATTCTTTTCTCATTGAGTATGGGTCAGGCAATTGCGTTAACTTATGCCAGTTACCTGCCTGAAGACTCAAAGATAATCGACAATGTGCTGCTGGTTGTTTTTGCAAATTCGGCATTTGAGGTTTTCACTGCATTTGGAATATTTTCAATTTTGGGGTTCATGTCATCTACAACAGGAATTCCAATGGTTCAGCTGGTTAGTGAGGGTACCGGACTGATATTTATTGTTTTCCCAACAATTTTCAATGTAATGGGTTCGATAGGGCATGTCTTGGCACCCTTGCTGTTTTTGGCAATATTGTTTGCAGGAATCACATCTGCCGTTGGAATAATAGAACCTATGGTAAGTTCAACAGAAGAAAAATTGAATTGGTCACGTAAGAAAACCGTAACATTTCTTTCAGTAATAGGCTGTGCACTTTCATTAATTTTTACAACAGGAATCAGCAGTTATCTTCTTGATGTTGTTGACACTTTTGTGAATGAGTTTGGAATAATGTTATTAATTGTGATTCAATGTATCATCTTCACATGGTTATATGATGTTGATTTGTTGATAGCTAAACTCAATGAAAACAGCCGATTCAAAATAGGTAGAACCTGGAAACTCATAGTTAAATATGTCCTGCCTTGCTTTTTAATGATGATATGGTTGATTGGAATATATAATCTATTTATTGAGATAAATACTTTTGAAATGATGGTATATATTATTATAATGGTTGTAATTCTTCTGTTTAGTGGAATTCTAACTAAGATTAAAGGATGA
- a CDS encoding Coenzyme F420 hydrogenase/dehydrogenase, beta subunit C-terminal domain, translating into MSERRIAMVGTPCEIMAASKLQSYTDSPIDVKLGLFCMENFSYKYFVNLLKEYDLTMDDIDKFRIEKGFVDLTLKTKQTVKIPLSVAKRIIRKNCNICVELTSETSDISIGSIGSEEGWSTLIVRSKKGAEIVEGALKQEFIESKEFSESQFKLLNRIAESKINKNLEYVERREFLARPVLYQREKSDDSIASEISQSHFLDLKSNVIDVGACVLCGACEYACPENLIKIDDTKPIMKGECPDDCHACFAVCPRTFIPKDLRNDNSKVIGDYIKVLSVKSLKHTQGQDGSIVTTLLDYLLTNKIVTDALIVDKHDHLAWKPYAKITNGIDEVIKSGGTKYSVCPVFKALREVE; encoded by the coding sequence ATGAGTGAACGTAGAATAGCAATGGTTGGAACACCATGTGAGATTATGGCAGCATCCAAACTACAGTCATATACAGATAGCCCTATTGATGTTAAACTGGGTCTGTTTTGTATGGAGAACTTTTCATATAAATACTTCGTCAATCTCCTGAAGGAGTATGACTTGACAATGGATGATATTGATAAATTCAGGATTGAAAAGGGATTTGTGGACTTAACACTGAAAACCAAACAAACTGTTAAAATTCCCCTTTCCGTTGCCAAAAGGATAATCAGGAAAAACTGCAATATATGTGTTGAGTTAACCTCTGAAACCTCAGACATTTCAATTGGGTCAATCGGGTCAGAAGAGGGATGGTCCACATTGATTGTAAGAAGCAAAAAAGGCGCTGAAATCGTTGAGGGAGCATTAAAGCAGGAATTCATTGAATCTAAAGAATTCAGCGAATCACAATTCAAGCTGTTAAACAGAATTGCTGAGAGTAAAATAAACAAGAATCTTGAATATGTTGAAAGAAGGGAGTTTTTGGCAAGGCCTGTTTTATATCAAAGGGAAAAATCCGATGATTCAATTGCAAGTGAGATTTCCCAATCCCATTTCTTGGATTTGAAATCAAACGTCATCGATGTTGGAGCATGTGTACTGTGTGGAGCATGCGAGTATGCATGTCCTGAAAATCTGATAAAAATCGATGATACAAAACCAATAATGAAAGGAGAATGTCCAGATGACTGTCATGCATGCTTTGCAGTTTGTCCAAGAACATTCATACCGAAAGATTTGAGAAATGACAATTCAAAAGTAATTGGTGATTACATTAAAGTTCTTTCAGTCAAATCCCTGAAACATACTCAGGGTCAGGACGGTTCCATTGTCACCACATTACTCGATTATCTTCTCACTAATAAAATCGTAACTGATGCGCTCATTGTTGATAAGCATGATCATTTGGCCTGGAAACCTTATGCAAAGATAACCAACGGTATTGATGAGGTTATTAAATCTGGAGGAACAAAATATTCTGTTTGTCCGGTATTTAAAGCATTAAGGGAGGTGGAATAA
- a CDS encoding glutamate synthase-related protein, with the protein MSFTVERKIEICKQSNDRPGCCWYLCDNPKHDACKNCYSCYSNCPHDVYEVINDEPLPLYQENCVGCKICEEMCPTHAIYVRPLADEGRGIWSNSTMVEIKRKSQSGSYKVRGCGLTRKIPSFDDLSLLPAQVSRPPIDSYRETCKTSVVLGDRFAENPIEIDTPIMIGAMSFGALSKEAKMALAIGSSKVGTITNTGEGGMLPEERHYADKLIAQYASGRFGVSASYLNNAEAVEIKIGQGAKSGMGGHLLSHKVTAEVARVRNIPEGTSALSPARHMDIVGPEDLGMKIDQLREITDWKVPIIVKFASGRVEQDVKIAAKAGADIIVVDGMQGGTGAGPEVVTEHAGIPTIEAIVKADDALKDINLRSEVSLVAAGGIRSGADVAKAIALGADAVYIATSALISIGCKVCQSCSEGICPKGIATQDRMLRRRLDPIRKGQQVANYIEAMTQEVTFLTQQAGNTDIENLERQDLVALTMEASQLTGVPMVRG; encoded by the coding sequence ATGTCATTTACTGTTGAAAGAAAGATTGAGATATGTAAACAGAGTAATGACAGGCCGGGTTGCTGCTGGTATTTATGTGACAATCCTAAACACGATGCATGTAAAAACTGTTACAGCTGCTATTCAAATTGTCCTCACGATGTTTATGAGGTAATCAATGACGAGCCGTTACCACTGTATCAGGAAAACTGTGTTGGATGTAAAATCTGTGAGGAGATGTGTCCCACACATGCAATATACGTCAGGCCTCTTGCAGATGAGGGAAGAGGAATATGGTCAAATTCAACAATGGTTGAAATTAAACGTAAAAGCCAAAGCGGGTCATATAAGGTGCGTGGTTGCGGATTGACAAGGAAAATTCCATCATTCGATGATTTGAGTTTACTTCCGGCACAGGTGTCAAGACCTCCTATTGATTCCTACAGGGAAACCTGCAAGACTTCAGTTGTTCTTGGTGACAGGTTTGCTGAAAACCCAATTGAGATTGATACTCCAATCATGATTGGGGCAATGTCATTTGGTGCATTAAGCAAAGAGGCAAAGATGGCACTGGCAATTGGAAGCAGTAAAGTAGGTACAATCACCAACACCGGTGAGGGAGGAATGCTTCCCGAAGAGCGTCATTATGCTGATAAGCTGATTGCACAATATGCATCTGGTCGTTTTGGTGTTTCTGCAAGTTACCTTAACAATGCCGAAGCTGTTGAAATAAAAATAGGTCAGGGTGCAAAATCCGGTATGGGAGGACACCTTCTTTCCCATAAGGTGACTGCAGAGGTTGCCCGTGTTCGTAATATTCCTGAAGGTACTTCAGCTTTAAGTCCTGCAAGACACATGGACATTGTCGGTCCTGAAGATCTGGGAATGAAAATCGACCAGTTAAGGGAAATCACTGACTGGAAAGTTCCGATAATTGTAAAATTTGCATCCGGTAGGGTGGAACAGGATGTCAAGATTGCAGCTAAGGCAGGTGCAGACATTATTGTGGTTGATGGAATGCAGGGAGGAACCGGTGCAGGACCTGAAGTGGTTACTGAACATGCAGGTATCCCTACCATAGAGGCAATTGTGAAGGCAGATGATGCTTTAAAGGACATTAATCTTAGAAGTGAGGTCAGTCTTGTAGCGGCAGGAGGCATAAGGTCCGGTGCTGATGTGGCAAAGGCTATTGCTTTAGGTGCTGATGCAGTATACATTGCAACTTCCGCTTTGATTTCAATAGGTTGTAAGGTTTGTCAGTCATGTTCCGAGGGCATTTGTCCTAAAGGAATTGCAACACAGGACAGAATGCTTAGAAGAAGACTGGACCCTATAAGAAAAGGTCAGCAGGTGGCAAATTATATTGAGGCCATGACTCAGGAAGTGACCTTCCTGACTCAGCAGGCAGGTAATACAGATATAGAAAACCTTGAACGTCAGGACCTTGTTGCTTTGACTATGGAGGCTTCACAGTTAACTGGTGTGCCAATGGTGAGAGGTTAA
- a CDS encoding PEP/pyruvate-binding domain-containing protein has product MVAFERAKSGIPGLDKALDNIRLGDNVVWNVTNLNEFSYFVDPYVKQAKEDNRNLIYIRFANHHPLIEMTDEDFRLLEIEENNPDNEFSMIERDGIKIYKVNPYNQFETFTLEVHRIIEKEGYDAFYVFDCLSDLQAVWSTDLMMGNFFKVTCPFLFQLDTIAYFPIIRGRHSYDAIAKIRETTQLFLNVYSNSPDEVYFSPLKVWNRYSQTMFLGHKLNLKTGSVKVLQDGQELSRYYKTINSEIYQNGQTLDSWERYMLQIRREYAEGKNIDEECDKICELMMTKDERMLSKIKEYFTFEDYLTIYDRRIGSGLVGGKTCGMLLARKIIEKNCPELYNETFEPDDSFYIGSDLFYTYIVSNDLWDLRVNQRTPEGYYEYGKKLEEALKNGVFSDEIKKGFIQILDYFGQNPIIVRSSSFLEDGFGNAFAGKYESVFCVNRGSLEERLEAFEEAVKIVYSSTMNISALEYRKLNGLDDTDEQMALLVQRVSGSYCGDYFFPTAAGVGFSYSPYSPLPDMDNSKGMLRLVMGLGTKAVDRTKKDYPRIINLDKPEVTMNKDIKEKHRYSQHYLDVIDLKNISLHDVPVEDGLSVVPRYAKNVLVEHDREAERMFRDRGQRREIVFVNCEGLVKNQEFIDDMKLILNTLETAYDYPVDIEYTVNVGEDKSFNINLLQCRPLQVSTNNESIEMPEGEDVLFHIKEASMGMSRKVEIDTICYVDPHRYYEYPYAQKSSISRIISDVNAYLKDNDKTAILIVPGRIGTSSPELGIPVVFADISHFNAIIEESYSEIGYMPELSFGSHMFQDLVEAEIYYGALFENEKRLEFNKDMLFDRPNILKDINPNLGEEIYEMVHVVDFDKDKSELYHDMNRDETMCIFK; this is encoded by the coding sequence ATGGTAGCGTTTGAAAGGGCCAAATCAGGAATTCCCGGTCTTGATAAGGCTTTAGACAATATTCGTTTAGGGGACAATGTAGTGTGGAATGTTACAAATTTAAACGAGTTTTCCTATTTTGTTGACCCTTATGTTAAACAGGCAAAGGAAGATAACAGGAACTTGATTTACATTCGGTTCGCTAATCATCATCCTCTGATAGAAATGACTGACGAAGATTTCAGATTGCTTGAGATTGAAGAAAACAATCCTGACAATGAGTTTTCCATGATTGAGCGTGACGGGATTAAGATCTATAAGGTGAATCCATATAATCAATTTGAAACATTCACTCTGGAAGTTCACAGAATCATTGAAAAGGAAGGGTATGATGCATTTTATGTTTTCGATTGCCTAAGTGATCTTCAGGCGGTATGGTCAACAGATTTGATGATGGGTAATTTCTTTAAGGTTACCTGCCCATTTCTGTTCCAGCTGGATACCATAGCATACTTCCCAATCATCCGTGGAAGACATTCTTATGATGCTATAGCCAAAATTCGTGAAACAACACAGCTGTTCTTGAATGTGTACTCCAATTCTCCTGATGAGGTCTATTTCTCTCCATTGAAGGTATGGAACCGGTACTCCCAGACCATGTTTTTAGGACATAAGTTAAATCTGAAGACCGGTTCGGTTAAGGTGCTTCAGGATGGCCAGGAACTCAGCAGATATTACAAGACCATCAATTCAGAAATCTATCAGAACGGACAAACTCTGGACAGTTGGGAGCGATACATGCTTCAAATCAGACGGGAATATGCTGAGGGCAAAAATATTGATGAGGAATGCGATAAGATTTGTGAGCTTATGATGACCAAGGATGAGAGGATGCTTTCCAAAATCAAGGAATACTTTACCTTTGAAGATTATCTCACAATTTATGACCGTCGTATAGGAAGCGGACTGGTGGGTGGTAAGACCTGTGGTATGCTTCTTGCAAGAAAAATCATTGAAAAGAACTGTCCTGAACTATATAATGAAACTTTTGAACCGGATGATTCATTTTATATAGGTTCAGACTTGTTCTATACTTATATTGTTTCAAATGACCTGTGGGATTTGAGGGTAAATCAGAGAACTCCTGAAGGCTATTATGAATACGGTAAAAAGCTGGAGGAAGCCCTTAAGAATGGTGTTTTTTCCGATGAAATCAAAAAGGGATTCATACAGATACTGGATTATTTTGGACAAAACCCTATCATTGTCCGTTCAAGTAGTTTTCTTGAAGACGGTTTCGGTAACGCTTTTGCCGGAAAATATGAATCTGTTTTCTGTGTAAACAGAGGAAGCCTTGAAGAGCGTCTTGAGGCCTTTGAGGAAGCGGTGAAAATTGTCTATTCAAGTACAATGAACATCTCTGCTTTGGAATATAGGAAACTGAACGGTTTGGATGATACGGACGAACAGATGGCGCTTCTGGTTCAGAGGGTTTCAGGATCCTATTGCGGTGATTACTTCTTCCCAACAGCTGCGGGTGTTGGATTTTCATACAGTCCATATTCTCCGCTTCCGGACATGGACAACAGCAAAGGAATGCTGAGACTTGTAATGGGTCTTGGTACAAAGGCGGTTGACAGGACCAAAAAGGATTATCCTAGAATCATAAATCTTGATAAGCCTGAAGTGACAATGAATAAGGACATTAAGGAAAAACACAGATATTCACAACACTACCTGGATGTCATTGACCTGAAAAACATTAGTCTTCATGATGTTCCTGTTGAAGACGGTTTGAGTGTGGTTCCAAGGTATGCCAAAAATGTTCTTGTTGAACATGACCGTGAAGCCGAAAGAATGTTTCGTGACCGTGGACAACGCCGTGAAATCGTCTTTGTCAACTGTGAGGGTCTTGTCAAGAATCAGGAGTTCATTGATGACATGAAGTTGATTCTAAACACTTTGGAAACTGCATATGATTATCCTGTTGACATTGAGTATACGGTCAATGTAGGTGAGGACAAGTCATTCAATATTAATCTTCTGCAGTGCCGTCCCCTTCAGGTTTCAACAAATAATGAATCGATTGAAATGCCTGAAGGTGAAGATGTACTCTTCCATATCAAGGAGGCGTCAATGGGAATGTCACGAAAAGTCGAAATAGATACGATCTGCTATGTTGATCCTCACAGGTATTACGAGTACCCTTATGCTCAGAAAAGCTCGATATCAAGAATCATCAGTGATGTTAATGCCTATTTGAAGGATAATGATAAAACGGCTATTCTAATAGTTCCGGGAAGAATAGGTACCTCTTCACCTGAATTGGGTATTCCTGTGGTATTTGCGGATATCAGTCATTTCAATGCTATCATTGAGGAATCATATAGTGAAATCGGATATATGCCTGAATTGTCCTTTGGAAGTCACATGTTCCAGGATTTGGTTGAGGCTGAAATATATTACGGTGCATTATTTGAAAACGAGAAAAGACTGGAATTCAACAAAGACATGCTCTTTGACCGTCCGAACATACTGAAGGATATAAATCCTAATTTGGGAGAGGAAATCTATGAAATGGTGCATGTAGTCGACTTTGATAAGGATAAGTCCGAACTGTATCATGACATGAACCGGGATGAGACAATGTGCATATTCAAATGA
- a CDS encoding tributyrin esterase, whose product MDEYVIDAKEMDVKELNRTIKQHAISNDKLIIDNPESEHNICAGLSEDVDIEINGSAGYFVGTMVNGPRIHITGNAGWFAGDNMTEGELIIEGTAGDGAGQGIYGGTVIVKGNTGSRTGGIMKGGTVIIGGNSGYMTGLLMMGGRLIILGDVTDDVGESIMRGTIFVLGDVKSLGKNAVMQETTPEDLNELKEILTEYGFDLTDENYTSFKKIVNMQ is encoded by the coding sequence ATGGATGAATATGTTATTGATGCTAAAGAAATGGATGTAAAGGAGTTAAACCGTACCATAAAACAACATGCAATCTCTAATGATAAACTCATTATTGACAATCCAGAATCAGAGCATAATATCTGTGCAGGTTTAAGCGAAGATGTTGATATTGAAATTAACGGTTCTGCAGGCTATTTTGTTGGAACAATGGTTAATGGTCCAAGAATACACATCACAGGTAATGCAGGCTGGTTTGCCGGAGACAACATGACTGAGGGTGAACTGATCATTGAAGGTACCGCAGGTGACGGTGCAGGACAGGGCATCTATGGCGGAACCGTAATTGTTAAAGGAAACACCGGTTCAAGAACTGGGGGAATCATGAAAGGCGGAACCGTGATAATCGGTGGTAACAGTGGTTATATGACCGGGCTGCTCATGATGGGCGGTAGACTAATAATCCTGGGCGATGTAACCGATGATGTTGGTGAATCAATCATGAGAGGAACAATATTTGTTCTTGGAGACGTTAAAAGCTTAGGAAAAAATGCGGTTATGCAAGAAACCACTCCCGAAGATTTGAATGAGTTAAAAGAAATTTTAACCGAATATGGTTTTGACCTAACCGATGAGAATTATACAAGTTTCAAAAAAATCGTTAATATGCAATAG
- a CDS encoding glutamine amidotransferase, with the protein MCGIAGVIYKDKKTHPIGESLTSMLESLQHRGPDSAGYALYGSLDFPDNYYQLNIQVERKRGTLENLKSLLNQITQVFEEQLVESVGDSDVYKCKIALDEYSLLKPCIEEIDELDNVRVINGSHSFEMIKDVGKVKDIAQRFDVSSRMGTHGIGHTRFATESGVDRYHAHPYQSYIIPDITVVHNGQITNYWKIRDPLERKGHTFESFNDTECIVHYMADKLNEGYKLEEALEQAVIDLDGPFSILVGTPNGIGIAKDKLGLRPGVMVETEDIFAVASEEMALHDVTDSDEIEQIAPGETRAYTI; encoded by the coding sequence ATGTGTGGAATAGCAGGTGTAATATACAAGGACAAAAAAACTCACCCGATAGGCGAATCATTAACCTCAATGCTTGAATCATTACAACACAGGGGTCCGGATTCAGCAGGTTATGCATTATATGGGAGTTTAGATTTCCCTGATAACTATTATCAGTTAAACATTCAAGTTGAAAGGAAAAGAGGCACATTAGAAAATTTAAAATCATTGTTAAATCAGATTACACAGGTATTTGAAGAGCAACTAGTTGAGTCTGTAGGGGATTCAGATGTATATAAGTGTAAAATTGCATTGGATGAGTATTCCCTTTTAAAACCATGCATAGAGGAGATTGATGAGCTGGATAATGTAAGGGTCATCAACGGTTCCCATTCTTTTGAAATGATAAAGGATGTTGGAAAAGTAAAAGACATCGCCCAACGTTTTGATGTTTCAAGCAGGATGGGAACACATGGAATCGGACATACACGTTTTGCAACCGAAAGCGGAGTGGATCGCTACCATGCACACCCTTATCAAAGCTATATTATTCCGGATATCACTGTTGTCCATAACGGTCAAATCACCAACTACTGGAAAATCAGGGATCCACTAGAGCGCAAAGGCCATACTTTTGAATCATTCAACGATACAGAGTGCATCGTTCATTATATGGCAGACAAACTTAATGAAGGATATAAACTGGAAGAGGCACTGGAGCAGGCAGTGATCGATTTGGATGGACCGTTTTCAATATTGGTGGGAACACCTAACGGTATAGGCATTGCAAAGGACAAGCTTGGTTTAAGGCCAGGGGTAATGGTGGAAACTGAAGATATTTTTGCAGTTGCTTCAGAGGAAATGGCATTGCATGATGTTACAGATTCAGATGAGATTGAACAAATTGCTCCTGGCGAAACAAGGGCTTACACAATATAG
- the glnA gene encoding type I glutamate--ammonia ligase encodes MSTKDKKLDQIIKTIDENDIKFLKLQFSDLHGLPKSMAVPLKKADDVEDIVNDGLLFDGSSVAGLASINDSDLLAKPDIDTFSTIPWRPEVKGTSRFICDIFTTEGKPYDGDPRGILKKSLKLAEKRGYQFNMGPEPEFFIITKDENGNYVPADEAEYFDVEPLDKGTDIRREIVLGLEKLDFDVEVSHHEVAAGQHEVDFKYADALKTADAVITFKEAVKAVVNNLGFKATFMPKPFLGINGSGMHCNQSLFKDGENIFYDPDTETQISQEALYFIGGLLKHAPALSSILSPTVNSYKRLVPGYEAPCYIAYGFKNRSTLLRIPASRGLGTRIECRSADPSCNPYLAFAVLLEAGLDGMDNKIDPGEPTEENLFAFSEDEIAEKGINSLPTSLWEAYHALEKDEVVKDALGEKVFNQFYNIKRAEWDAYRIQVFDYERDEYLNV; translated from the coding sequence ATGTCCACAAAAGACAAAAAATTAGACCAAATTATAAAAACAATCGATGAAAATGATATAAAATTTTTAAAACTACAATTTTCAGACCTACATGGACTACCGAAAAGCATGGCAGTACCACTCAAAAAAGCAGACGACGTTGAAGACATAGTAAATGACGGATTATTATTTGACGGATCATCCGTTGCAGGACTTGCTTCAATTAACGACAGTGACTTACTGGCAAAACCAGATATTGACACCTTTTCAACAATACCATGGAGACCTGAAGTAAAAGGTACTAGTAGATTTATTTGTGACATTTTCACAACAGAAGGAAAACCATATGATGGAGACCCAAGGGGAATACTTAAAAAATCATTAAAATTAGCAGAAAAAAGAGGATACCAGTTCAACATGGGTCCTGAACCAGAATTTTTTATTATAACAAAAGATGAAAACGGCAATTACGTGCCTGCGGATGAGGCTGAATACTTCGATGTTGAACCATTAGACAAAGGTACCGATATCAGAAGGGAAATCGTATTAGGTTTAGAGAAACTTGACTTCGATGTGGAAGTAAGCCACCACGAAGTGGCTGCAGGTCAGCATGAAGTGGACTTCAAGTATGCAGATGCATTAAAAACAGCAGATGCAGTAATTACATTTAAAGAAGCAGTAAAAGCTGTAGTCAACAACCTCGGTTTCAAAGCAACATTCATGCCAAAACCTTTCCTTGGAATCAACGGAAGTGGTATGCACTGTAACCAAAGTCTATTTAAAGATGGGGAAAACATATTCTACGACCCAGACACTGAGACTCAAATTTCACAGGAAGCATTATACTTCATTGGAGGATTATTAAAACATGCTCCTGCATTATCATCAATCTTGTCTCCAACAGTAAACTCATACAAACGTCTCGTGCCAGGTTATGAAGCACCATGCTACATTGCTTACGGATTTAAAAACAGGTCAACATTACTAAGAATTCCTGCATCCCGTGGATTAGGAACAAGAATCGAATGCAGATCCGCTGACCCATCATGTAATCCATACCTTGCATTTGCAGTGCTTCTTGAAGCAGGATTGGACGGTATGGACAATAAAATAGATCCTGGTGAACCTACTGAAGAGAACCTCTTTGCATTTTCTGAAGATGAAATTGCAGAAAAAGGAATAAACAGTTTACCGACAAGTCTCTGGGAAGCATACCATGCATTAGAGAAAGATGAAGTAGTTAAAGATGCTTTAGGAGAAAAAGTATTCAATCAATTCTACAATATCAAAAGAGCGGAATGGGATGCTTACAGAATACAGGTATTCGACTATGAAAGAGATGAGTACCTGAATGTTTAG
- a CDS encoding cytosine permease: MDKKTGLFSNAVIWFGTAISVSEIEAGIGIGAASSLNSLWVPLVLGHILGGILLFLIGYIGASVRQNAMEVTSTTYGKYGAKFFAILNVMQLVAWVAVLNAQGATALASLNLPISFPITCIMLAALIALWVYLGLQRVSKITTVVMTILTALLIIISFRFLGFGSNAAGTLTSNSLGFWNIFEISIAMPISWLPVISDYTKDVEKPVKATLVSAIAYSLASLWMYFIGIEIANIGANYTIAQAILLANLGTIGIIIVVLSTVTTNFVAANSAGESSKVIYNKLNPKVIGVIVSALSAILAISGIMDHYIDFLYLIASVFAPMAAVLLVNYYITKENNEDKNIMYWNMFSWLAGFIVYNLTVSLDSIFLGPTLLAVIVSAALAYVPALSKRFHK; encoded by the coding sequence ATGGACAAAAAAACAGGACTATTTTCAAATGCAGTAATATGGTTTGGAACAGCAATATCAGTATCCGAAATAGAAGCGGGAATAGGAATCGGAGCTGCATCATCACTAAACTCTCTATGGGTGCCCCTGGTACTTGGCCACATTTTGGGAGGAATCCTGCTATTTCTAATCGGATACATCGGAGCATCCGTCAGGCAAAACGCAATGGAGGTCACCTCAACAACCTACGGCAAATACGGAGCCAAGTTCTTTGCAATACTTAATGTGATGCAACTGGTTGCCTGGGTGGCCGTTTTGAACGCACAGGGCGCAACGGCACTAGCCAGTTTAAACCTGCCAATCTCATTTCCAATAACCTGCATAATGCTCGCCGCACTGATAGCATTATGGGTATATCTGGGCCTTCAGAGAGTATCAAAAATAACAACAGTAGTGATGACAATCCTTACGGCACTGCTCATAATAATTTCATTCCGCTTTTTGGGATTCGGTTCAAATGCAGCAGGCACACTAACCAGCAATTCCCTAGGATTCTGGAACATCTTTGAAATCTCAATAGCCATGCCGATTTCATGGCTTCCTGTAATTTCAGACTATACAAAGGATGTTGAAAAGCCTGTAAAGGCAACATTAGTATCCGCAATAGCATACAGCCTTGCAAGTCTCTGGATGTACTTTATAGGAATAGAAATTGCAAACATCGGAGCAAACTACACAATTGCACAGGCAATTCTGCTTGCAAATCTCGGAACAATCGGAATAATCATTGTAGTACTGTCAACAGTGACAACAAACTTTGTTGCGGCAAATTCCGCAGGAGAGTCATCAAAGGTAATCTACAACAAACTGAATCCGAAAGTCATAGGTGTAATCGTAAGTGCTTTAAGTGCAATTTTGGCAATTTCCGGAATAATGGACCACTACATTGATTTTCTCTATCTGATAGCTTCAGTGTTCGCCCCAATGGCTGCGGTACTGCTTGTAAACTATTACATTACAAAGGAAAATAATGAGGACAAAAACATAATGTACTGGAACATGTTTTCATGGCTGGCCGGTTTTATCGTTTATAATCTGACCGTCAGTCTGGACTCAATATTCTTAGGTCCCACACTGCTTGCAGTTATCGTGTCAGCGGCGCTTGCCTATGTTCCGGCATTAAGTAAAAGGTTTCATAAATAG